Within the Glycine max cultivar Williams 82 chromosome 12, Glycine_max_v4.0, whole genome shotgun sequence genome, the region GTGTTGGCAACCTGTCCTTGGACAAGCTGTGAGTTTGTGTAGCATTGTAGTCACTTGGCTCCGACTTTTCTTGCTAGTTTTATACCTGCAATGTGCGCCTCATACTATGCCTCATTGTTTGAGGCTCTGAAGTTAAGCTCGAGGGCTTGCTCTAGAGTGATAGTGTCAGGGCCTTCAAGGATGATCCCTGCCTCGCTTCCTTTTACGTTGGACACACCATCAACGTAAAGGGTCCACCAGTCTAGGGTGGTTGTGTCGTTTCCAGCAAATTCTACCAGAGAGTCAGCCATGAATTGTCTCTTCATGGGGCTGTGCGGTTCGTACTGAATGTGAAACTCTAGAGCAAAACCTACTTGATGGGGTAGTTCATATTGACTATCACTTGATGACTCTAGAAGTAGGGCCTAAGTCGTCGGGCTGAGGTGATAAGTGCTAGTGCCACCTTTTTGGCATCATGGCGACTGGTGAAGTAGATATGGAGCTGGTGCTTCCCTTTCTCTTGTACGAGGGTTGAGCTGACAACTTCGTTGGCTACTAAGAGATACATGAGTAGGGGTGCTCCTAGCCTGGGTCGAATCAAAATTGGCGGTGTGGCTATGGTCTTTTTGAAAGCCAGGAAGGCTTGTTCATAAGTCTTGTTCCATGAGAAGGGCTCAGTCTTTTTTAGTAGTTTGTAGAATGACTATGCCTTCTTGGCGAGCTTAGGGAGGAACCTAGACAAGGATGCTAGCCTACCATTCAGCTTCTAGACTTCTTGAATGTTGGTGGGGTTGCACATCTCTAGTATGGCAGTGCATTTGTCGAGGTTGGCTTCAATCCCCTGATATGTGATCATGAAGCCGAGGAACTTGCCTCCGCCTACCCCTAAAATGCATTTTTCAGGGTTGAGGCGCATGCTGTATTTGCGAAGTTCCCCGAAGACTTCTTCCAGGTCCGCCACATGTTGGGGTATGGTTTGAGACTTTACAACCATGTCATCCTTATACACCTCGACGTTTCTTTCgatatgttgtttgaagactCGTTCCATTAGTCGTTGGTATGTCAAACCTATGTTTTCGAGGCCGAATgacatgaccttgtagcaaaaATTGTCATCTTCAGTGATGAATGCCATTTTTTCCACGTCTAGAGGATGCATTTTGATCTGGTTGTATCCGGAGTAGGCGTCCAGGAAGCTCAGTACCTGAAAGCCAAACGCTTCATCGACCAACCTATTAATGTTGGGTAGAGGCTATGCGTCTTTGGGTATGCCCTGTTTAGATCAGTGTAATTGGTGCACATTCACCATTTGTCATTGGCCTTTTTGACCATGATGACAATCGCAAGCCAGGTAGAAAACCTGACCTCTCGGATGAAGTTTGCACGGAGGAGATTGTCAACTTCTTCTTTAATGGCTTTACGTCTTTCTTCTCCCATCTTCCTTTTATTCAACGATATTGGTTTTGCCTGTGGGGAAATGACAAGTTTGTGGCAAATTATGCCAGGATGGATTCCCGACATGTCAAATGGCTACTAGGCAAATAATTCTGCGTTTCTGCGTAGCACATCAGTGATGCGCCAGTGCTCATGACTAAAGAGGTCCCTACTAAGCCACGTGAACTGCCCCATTTTAGGTCCGAGTTATAGCTAGACAAGCTCTTCGATGGGTTTCAAGCCTTTATCGAAGGTGTCATCGCGGATCTATGTCAAATTCATTGCCCTGGCTTGTTGGTAAATGGTCAGGGCTCGAACTTGAGGCCCTTTGTCCACTATCATGACTTGAGTGCCTTCAACCGCTATAGGGTGAGACATGGCATGCTTCCTGATGGGAGGATACGATGCTACCTTCAGGCTTTCGGCATAGCACTGGCGGGCTTGCTTTTGGTCAACCTTGATGGTTACAATCTCCCCTGTCAATGTAGGGAATTTCATCTTTAGATGAGACATGGAGACTATGGCTCCAAGCTTGTTAAGTGTCTTCTTGTTGATTAAGGCAAAGTATGATGTGTCTGCATCAACCAGTAGATATCTGATGGTGAAGCTCCTAGAGAGCTTGCCTTGACCGAAAGTGGTCATCAAGTCCACGTAGTCTCTGGTCTCGACTTTCTCGCCTGCAAAGCTGAGGAGTGGACCGACGTGAGGTTGGACAGTGTTGGGTGAGACCTCGAGTCTTTGGAAGATTTTCTAGTATAAGATATCAGTAGAATTGTCCTGGTCGATGAGGATCTTGGACACTATGAAATTCGCTATGATGATGGAGACAACCATGGGGTTGTCTTGGTTGACGGAGTTGATGCCCTTGAAGTCCCTATCCGTAAAGGTGATCTGAGGGAGACTTCACTATAAGGGTGCATCGACAAGATTAATGTCGATGTCCTAGATGGCATGCAGGTGCCGTTTTTGGGACTAGTTGGACTGTCCTCCATAGGAAAAACCACACGCGATGGTGTTGATTACACCTCTGATGTGTTGGGTAGGTTCCTGTTCTAGTGGAAGTTGTCGCTCGTGCCACTATGACTGTTGTCTTTGTCTGCCTTGGTCTTTCGCTCTTCTTCTGTCTGCTTCCTAGTTCCTATGTTGCTCCTCTTGATGTCCTCCAGGTCTTGGTCCTGCTTGGTGATTGTCTGGTCTCTTATCAAATTGGGCTAAGTACCCAGCCTGTATAAGTTCTTCTATCCTGTCTTTCAAGGCTCGGTAGTCTTCAGTGTTTGTGACCAATACCGTAGTGATATCTACAGTATTTAGTTGCATCTGACCCTGGCCCGAGAGGTTTCATATGGGGTAGCCGAATGGGTACCTCTAGGTTGAATGCTTCCTCGAGAATCGTGGTGTGATTAGTCGTTAGAGGGTGTGTAACACTCGTACTTGGGCACTTTGGAGAGAGGCTGGCGCTTGTCTGGCTTGTGCCTCTTGTCCGACTTGTGTAAGTTGGCCTTGGTGTTTGCTTCACGCTTCTGTCTAGCTTGGTGGACGTCATTCTAGAATTTGTACATTTCTTCCATTTGGATGTAGCCCTTGGCTCGCTTACGCAATTCGTCCATGCTACTGGGTGGTTTTTTGCACAGATTGTCTACGAACTTGCTAGGGCGTAAGGCGAAGAGCATGGAATGCAACACTACCTCGAAGATTGAGATTTTGGATTTGGACGGCTATGCACCCAAATTTGTCCATGAACTTTCTGAGGGACTCGTCGCCTGTTTGTCGCAGACTGGCCAAGGCGATCGAGGTCATGCGATGAGACCTGCTGGTAGTGCACTGTGGACTGAATCATTCGACAAGGGTGTCGAAGCTGTATATGAACCTAGGTGGGAGTCCACCGTACCAGGTCAATGCTGCTCCCTTGAGGGATGTAGGGAAGACACGACATAGAATCGAGTCATTGTAGGTGTAAAGGTTCGCCTGTGTTAGGAAGGCGTCCATGTGCTCGTCTAGATTTGTTGTCCCATCGTACCACTCAAGGTTAAGTGGTTTCCACCCCAAGGGTATGTCAGCCTCCATAATGCATTCGACAAAAGGATGGCGATGGACGGTCCGCCCAGCTGGATGGTGCATGTGGGAGAGACTTAGGTCATCAGAAGTATTGCCTGTGCGTCGGGGGTGTGATTCCCCTTGAGTGCGTTCAGGCAAGGTGTAGGCGAATTGCTTATTGCCTTGGGGACGTCTGGCACGTGCCTCTAGCTGGTCATAGTCAACCTTTAACTTTGTCAACTCTTCCTCATAGCGTCTCTCCATCTCCGTGATGCAGTTTTAGAGTTGTTGTAAAGTGTTTGTGTCTGTCATAGCTGCCGGATGAGGATGTGAGTCTGCGTGGGGGACTATCGCATCTAAGGCCAGACCAAGTGCTAACCATGGATGGATGTGTAAGAATTAACGAGAGGTCGCAGGGTATGTTTTACCGCAGCCCCACGATGGGCGCCAAATGTTCTTACCAAAATCCAAAACCGTGACACGTCAGGGTTGACGTGATTGAGTAGGGTCCCGAACTTCACACATTGGCTTGGAGAGGTTCCTTTGACAGGAGGAGGGACATGCAAAACAAAAGACTCTGACGCTCAAGTAAGAATATGAGTAATGAAAGTAAAGCAAGTATATGTTGAAGTAAGCTCGTATAAGCAAGAGAAAGAGGGAGGCACAAACTTGTTGTCATGTGCTAAGTGTGTGAGCAAGTCATATAGAAGGGTTCGATGGAACCTGCATTTATGTTAGTTAAGCGAGAGTGTtggtccttgtttgtaggggCTGTTGTAACCtttgcatatatataatttctgaCTTGTAGATAATAGTCGGGAGTTTATAGATAATGttagaaataatatttgtttatagATAAAAAGTAGAAGATAATTGTACCTTGTAGATAATCTGCaacatcataaataatttaatatctgCCAATAGATAAGATATTCAAATACATTTGAATATTGGTTAGGTTGAGGATAATTGTTAcgcattatcatcacatatacAATATTATTTGGTCAAATTGTGTCTCTTTTGGGCCAAAcacaattcgcataaataatttcatactaatGTCTATGCAATTCCAATGAAATTACTTTAGGCAATAGAAATTGCTTTGGAAAcatattatttcaattaatttaatcaaaatcacCAAACACAAAAAGGAAAGGATTTGTAATTACTAAATTTGCACTCAAATATAACACtggatttatatataaaaaaacgtaAATCATATGGACAATtcataaagaaaataacaaaaaactaagattattcatatatatatatatatatatatatatataaattccctatatataagaaaaatatatgatatgaaaATAATGCACCGTACACAACAACTTGATGATGACTCATCCAATATGATGAATTCACAAATTGTATACAAACAAATGTAAAGTCATAATCCCCTGGATCCACAAAGAAAAATTGCCTTATTACTTAATCCTTTAAAGAAAGTCGATTTACATGAAAAAAGTGCCATGTACATACGATCATTATAAAGGCATCCAAAAATGGATTAACAAATCACACACAACAATAATAGGTAAAGGTAAAACCCCAGTCACTTTGAATTGGAAGAAAAAGTTCAGAAACCTTATATGAAGAACAAAATTCAAGCTTTCGAAGAAATTCAATACGGAGTTATCGATACCACTTGTTGAAATTTTAGAAGATCCTTATAAGATATCAGTAACTACCCGAAACACATTATGTTGGATTATTAAAAGGGATTATGAAAAATACCTGAATCCATAgtacacagtggaaattaacaattataagGAACAATTGGTTTGGTGATCCTCCTCAgctaaatcactttttttttgttgggatCTTCGTTCTCTCGTCATTTCTTGATATAGTTTGTTGGGGATCACAACCATACTTTAGGTTTTTAACCTTTTACAATTCTCATTATTCACTAAGTAACTAAACTTATTTCCACTTATTAACAAAATTAGATCACTtatattaaacacacaaaaatatataaataactaatataaatattataatataatatataactcacattaattaattaattaattaaaaattataaaattcctaacctAAATCACTACACAAAATTTTACCTTGTATGTGATTCGCAAGAACTCTCATCATCTAGCCTTTTTTTTTGCCCCCACATAAATAACCGAGCCATACCTTTCCACCATgtcaatttcaaattagtttttgaatgccgacaaaaactaaaattgatgTAAATTGGCATGAAACACCAAATACCTAGTATATACTTATAACGTAAAGTAGAATAAACATATGCCATAACTTTCCTAGGAAAGTGTCACTTCTATTCCTTTCCTTTGATTTTTCAAGTATAATTTTTTCCCCTTGGTCCCCCTTCCTGCTGATAGAAAGAAGAACCAGCCTCCAAATAGGGAACTCCAATGATGGTACCCACCCTTTGACACCCCGTGTTCCCACCATGATTTATTATATTCCCCATTGATACTCCTCTTTATGAATGAATATTGAGATATAGAATAACCATTATCAATAGTAATAACCTGTGTGCAACTGCTCGTCTCGTGTGTGTTGTCCTTCTTTCCCACAACACGTTTCAATGTCTGAGTCTGAATTAGCCTCTTCTGATGATCAATCTCCCTCATCCTTCACATCAAGTACTCCAACCATTCAAATCGTCTCAAAGTCGTTCTCTGAAAGGCTTCTGGGGAAATTCTTTGATGCCTCCCAGTTCGATTTTGTGTATGAGCAAAGTGAGCTGTGGTCTCCCCCTGTAAGGAGGACTGTGTTTTTGGCCTCACCTGGTAACATATGCTCTCAGGATGAAATGTTGAGAAAGCTGAAGAAGGCAAAGAGGACTTGGAAGAGATCACCCATGTTATGCATCTTTAACGTATGCATTTTCTGGTCctttaattagttttatgttttttcttcttctttgtaatcATTATTGCTTAAAAGTATCTACAGGTTTTGCACATTATTAATATCTGTTTGAACATGACCGatcatttttaatgatttatctTCTTCTATCCACAAAACTCACACATGATACCTTATTCAAATGGTCCAGTTCTACTCGCAAAAACGATttgttaatttatgttttaatatttctaaaaactaCATTCAGTTTTTTAGGTATTATTTGTGTTCTTTAATCAAAAATGAAGTTTTACTTCGATGATCTGTATAACAAAGATTTGCATTAAAGGATTATGTATATTACTTAAGCGAAACTCTAATTCGGATTGAAAAACAACATCGATATTGTCggacaaaaattatttaattaagttttaatattgatttgtctagttgttatttatagtttttatgttATGAGAACAATAACCTTATGAGATGCTTCTGACTCTTTTTCAGGTCTTTTGGTGCTCTTGAAGTTGATCATGGCAGCTAATTAATGCATAAAGTGCATATGCCAACCATAATCTCTTTTGGGATAAAGTCGTGTTTGTCTCAGAATATATATGATCCGTACTTTTCAATGTGCATGTGACATGTGAGTCCTGCTTTGCCAACTATGTGGTCCAATGGAATCATGATCTTAATTCTTAGGAGACCCATTAAGTGAGATATTATAGTACTTGCATATTACAAGTCTTGTACCCTAaactttcatattttaatttcatctcTTTGTGCAATATTGATGTGTATGCtaacttaattttcttaaacaCAATAGTTCACGTAATCCGATAAATTTGTTTACCAATTTCTTTGTGTAACTTATACGTTTGATCATAATTATCTTGATTGTGTTTACcaactttattaattattttcttcggCCATTTCGTAAATAACTTACAGATTTAATCTTATCTGCAAAAGTACATACACATAAAATAATGCgtgccaaacatattttttattatatatatttcacatAGAGAAATAtcgaattttttaaataagcaaTCTTCAAGCATATAATTTCCTTTTGTGATAAAATTTACATCTTGAAGGCTAATACATCAGGGCCAAAACCCTTTTTGCATCTTATAccataagaaaagagaaactcAATAGGCATATATGGAAAGTAATTCTAATtgcacaaattatttttaaccattGTGAATCAGATTCTCGTATAAATTAATATCTATGTTCATGTGACTTccagctcttttttttttgaaatgcaaattatcttaaaagtgaGAAAATGCTTGACAATTTGACATCCAATCGATGTGATTAAGAACCATAAATCTCGAAGAACAAAGGAGGACTTTCATAATTCattgatttgaaaaagataCAAAGTAAACAAACTAAGTGATTAGCTTGGTAACAGAATTTTAATCTCCTAACACAAATTATATAGATAATAGACAATCAAATTAGCAGTATATAATGGCGTTGCTACTCTAAATAAATACACCCCCAAACCAAATGCAtgcgttttttgttttttttttacatacaaaTGCATGTCTGTTTTGTTCTCTTTAAAACATATATGTGAATATTTTGAGCTTACCGATGGAGTAGAGAATATAACTACTGACTGTACAGTGACCCATCGGTTAGACATTCTTTGAGACTAGCTATCAGCATTGCGTGAACCAAGAGCGACAGCAGCAAGAAACACTGGCATGACTGATGAGTTGCTTTTGATGGATTGGAATAGTAAACATTTGGGAAGTATCTAGAAATAGAATCATATGATATGTAGATacacaactttttttataaaaaaataagttatatgaATGCCACAATAACATTaaccaaaacaaaattatatcttttatataattttgtacgatattaaataatttataatagttttaattatatcttattcaaaata harbors:
- the LOC102668158 gene encoding uncharacterized protein, which gives rise to MSESELASSDDQSPSSFTSSTPTIQIVSKSFSERLLGKFFDASQFDFVYEQSELWSPPVRRTVFLASPGNICSQDEMLRKLKKAKRTWKRSPMLCIFNVFWCS